tttttacaaTTGTAGGATTTCTCACATGGATCTTGAACCAAAAATCTATATCCACCAGATTTAAATGATTGACTGTACTTACAGTTTCGATATTAATGCttcaaaaatttaaaacactttttttttttaaaattaaacaaattaatagTGACGTAATCCATCTGTAatgttacacaaacacactataCAACAATGAAATGCACACCCTGCATTTTTAAAGAGAGGTTTTTGTCATCCTCAGTActtgtattgtattattatatacaggtaataatggttttctagtgattttaagattaTAAGAGAGTTTGTAGCAGACAGACATGAAGTCGAGTGAaagtgattattatttttttgttgaaaaaactGACGTGTAATCAAGAATGACTTAACTCGGAACAACCTATAcctgtattatattttattatgtgttgtgtCATgtgttgtttctggtaagtcttgggGAATAGTTCTTTCGTATTTAGAGAAGTAATGGTTATTTAAATGagctcaaatggtgattatagattgaaatttaataaataaaaacttacaAATAATTCAACTTCCAAACAACTTCTCTGAACCAATTGAGTTTGTatgttgaagactacctgtTGTGTATTCAGCACTGCTTTACAAATTCATTGAGAACGCTTCAGTGTTAGCTGTGTGGAATACTGTACCTCCCTGTCTAGCCAGTGCATTATTTAACCAAGCTCGCCCAGACCAGAATCATGTGGGTCCTTGTGACTTGGAACATTTTTCATCCTACATCTGTATTTTGAACAAATGTGCATAAACAGATGAAAGAGCAACCATTATTTGCAAAATGGTGTTATGTCACATTGTCCATCTTACacgtttttactgtttttataaaATTTGGCCTCTAACACATATTCTGAAGCAAATCATAGTTTTAGTGTCAAGTACATTTGCTCTTCAGCGCAGCCTACAGGACTTTTGGTTTCTCAGTCATTACTGCTGAGTAACAGTTATTAAACGGTACCAGCCATTCTCTGCAGCCTGCCACCAACTTTTTTACTGAATGTTTTAGACTGATTTTAACCTGCTGTACCTCATAAAACTCCAATAGAGCTTTTTATTGTGTAGAATATAAGACAGTTCTGCATTGAGGTACAGTATTCTTTCAATGACAAAATGTCACATATGTAACCTGGTAAAATACAAATGATGCGCTGGTGctgtcatttttaataaaattgtattGTTAGGAACCAGAAGAATGCATTTGTGAGTGCCTTAAAATTTCATGATTAGGCTGTACCCTTTGATTGGTAATTACTCAAACTGTTTGGGTATTTTTGACAGTTTGAAGGCAGGAAATACTGTGAGCATGACTTCCAGATGCTTTTTGCCCCTTGCTGCCACCAATGTGGTAAGTACAGAAACTACACAGAATACCATTCGTTTATATTTACCTGTTCAGGGTCATGTGAAGACAGGAGGGAATGCCCATTAAACTATAAATATCTATGTATATGTTTTGTGGTTATCTCCAAGGTGAATTCATCATTGGCCGCGTGATCAAGGCTATGAACAACAGTTGGCATCCAGACTGTTTCTGCTGTGATATCTGCCAGGCTGTGCTCGCTGATGTTGGATTTGTTAAGAATGCCGGAAGGTCAGTTCCTTCTCCAGTCCTCACACAACAATCATTCGTTGTTGAAGGTGTTTTTTagtcaacaaaataaaagttttccatttaatttttaaattattctttaatTTATCCCCTTATGAACTTTCTAATGAAGAATAACCTTTATGGATCTCTCTGGTGGAAATTCAGGTGTTACAGCTGCACTGAGTGACTATCTCTGTAGCAGCCGTCACACTGGACAGATGCAGTCGTATGGGTGTGCAAAGGGAAGAGCAAAGAGCTTGTCTAAATGagcagttttctgtctgtcttttttattgtgtattttcttcCTCACTCTCCCATCAGGCACCTGTGTCGTCCCTGTCACAACAGAGAGAAAGCTCGGGGCCTCGGCAAGTACATCTGTCAGAAGTGTCATGCCATCATTGAGGAGCAGCCTCTGCTATTCAAGAATGACCCCTATCATCCTGATCACTTCAACTGCAACAATTGCGGGTAAACATACACATGCTCATCACTGCACTGGAACCACTTAGATAACTGTTACAACTGTAATTCACTGAGACTCAAATACTCATCAAGACTTATGTCAAGAATTTTGGAGTCAAAgtctgccctctagtggacacTGTAGTTattgtaatatacagtacatatatgtTTTACACATGGAGCACATGAGGTGCGCTCTTACTCAACGAGTGAATTACAAGACATCTTGCATCTTAATTTTATACCAGGGACCGAGTCGGTCAAGATAATAaagatagatatacagtatactttattaatcccaaaggaTGTTTTGTaagcaaaaataattttaaaaatttctgcAGTAAGGAGCTGACAGCTGATGCCAGGGAGCTGAAGGGGGAGCTCTACTGTCTGCCCTGCCATGACAAGATGGGTGTCCCCATATGTGGAGCCTGTAGGAGGCCCATCGAGGGCCGTGTGGTTAATGCCATGGGAAAGCAGTGGCATGTGGAGGTGCGATTTAAACTGTAACTTTACTTGGCTAAATGTTAGGAAACAGTCAAATTTTCATTCTAGAGAACTGATGTGATCTATTTTGTGGATTTTGCTTGTGATAattgtttacatttaaaaaaaattgtctttacAATCCtgagattgattttttttctgtgttttctataCATACATATCAGAACTTGAGTCTCAGAGGTCTGTAATTTACGAAAATTCTTTATGCAGTTTCCTGTTGAAATACAACTTGCTTGACAGTAGATACCGGTATATTTCAAGagaatgtttgtatttttcactcatctcttctttcatttctttccagTAATTTCACTTCAATTTCTATTACATTCTATCGGTTTTATCTACACAGTGttgtttagtttgtgtcattattTTGGTCATTTTCCTCCATTGTTGTTTTCCTCCATTTTCCTCCATTATCTATTTGTCTGTATGcccatccgtccatccaacTGTCTATCCACTACAGTATCTTTatgtcacttttttctttttcatccttATCTTTATCTTTACCTCTGTCGTTTCATGTTCTGCTGTCATTTTCCTGCTTTCCGTGCTCCATCTTCGACACAAAGCATCATGTATGCACTGTGTGTGAACGCCCATTTCAGGGCCACCCGTTTTTTGAGCGAGGTGGTCATGCCTATTGTGAGAGACACTTTGACATGGTGAGGGAATTAAGAGTCGGCGTGACGTTGATTGCTGCCCTGTACGCCACTCCTTGCTTCTTTGCTAGCGTGTCCCAAGCTCAAAACAAGCCTATACTAGTGAACAAGTTCAGTCATCCAATCAAAGTAAGAGCATTGTTTTTTTCAACCCAGTTACCTGGAATTAATTAACTTTActtgtttttacacttttttttacctACTATAAGAAAAACATATATGGAAAATACATTCTTCATTTTGGGTATAAATTGTTTAGAATTAAAATATCTTGCGTATTGACAGAATAAAGGGCCTGACactctttgttttgttcattaaaattctatattaatatgatttaattatctattgtaaataaaaatgttctccTCATTAATGTAAGGGATCCTCATAAAATAGTTCACATTCCATTTTAATGATGATACCTGATCAGTAATTCCTCATATGCCATTTTAGAGGCTCTGGAGCTTCTCCATTTCGTTTGGACTGAACCGATCTGGTTTTGGTTTGACCTGATAATGTCTGAGTTCCTACTTAACTGTGCTAACTATTTGTGCTTggctgtgggtttgtttccagCATTTTGTGTGTGCTAAGTGTGAGAAACCGTTCCTGGGACACCGTCACTACGAGCGCAAGGGCCTGGCCTACTGTGAAACACACTATAATCAGGTAACACTCAGCAGTGTTGGAAATATTTATGTAGAACACAAATAGACTAAATAAACTGAAACATGCAGCTGTGTTTTACCTGTCCTGAAAGATCTCTGTTTCTGGCTGATCCTATAACAAACAAGTCCTCAGAGAAGaactgtgtgttttattcacTCAGCTGAAGAAAAGTTAATGTGTTGCAAGTACATAATGTAATTTCTTTGATTGGGGATTCCCAGTTTAAGCTGGCTTCTGCAGTTATTCTTCCCATTGTTGTACTTCTGGTGCTTCCAGTGAAAAGGCCTCTCTAACCAATgcctttgcttgttttttgaacACAGCATGTTGTTTGAGCTTTGATGAAAGCTTCCAGTGGTGCTTTGTGTTACCAAATTCGATGACTGATGAGACATGTGCTGTATTGCTCACTCTCTGGTTCTCTCCCATTATGCCACTCAGCTGTTTGGCGATGTTTGCTACCATTGCAATCGTGTCATTGAAGGAGATGgtgagaaaactttttttttaaattgaaaatgcaaaatttGTGGAGTTTTCATACATCATTCATTGTGCAGCTCTTTTAAATTTGATATGGTATTCaatctgttttgtttcacaaattGTGTGCAGATTTATTGGCAAGAAAACATGATTCTGAAATTGTTATCTCATCTTGTGACCACTTTCTGGAGCAAACAAaatttgttggatttttttcagtGGTGTCAGCCCTGAACAAGGCTTGGTGTGTCAACTGTTTTGCTTGCTCTACATGCAACACCAAGCTCACCCTCAAGTAAGTATAaccatactgtatgtcaggATGCAAACAGTAGCAATGGTAATATCTTAACCCACAGGTCAGTCCTCTTATTTAAACTCGATTGTACCAAtgcttctttttgtattttgaagttCTTGTGTAATTAGTTCAACCTGCTTGTCATGTTTTTCCAGGCAGCCCTGTAAATTaggtttgctgttgttgttaacAGTCAGCTTCATTGTTGTTAACAGTCAGCTTCATTCCTGTTCGTGTTCATCTCTCTTTGTAATCCCGTATCTCTGAGTGTATCCCTCCACTCCTCTTCCTTTAAgtcattcctcttcttcttcttgtgcaCTTCTATTCATTTCCCCTGCCTTCTATCCAGCTGTCCTCTTTCAACTTTGTCCTGtcttttaattttgtctttccATTGTTCTTGCCCTACCCCTGCTCTCTCcacttttcttcctctgttcttCCCCCCTTTTGACACACCTTGCCAttcttctctcctccctgcTCTATCAGGGATAAGTTTGTGGAGGTGGATCTGAAGCCTGTGTGTAAGCACTGCTACGAACGCCTGCCGGACGACATGAAACGTCGGCTGGCCAAGCGTGAGCGTGACtcaaaagacaagaagaagaaattattgATACCCATGTGTCTCTGATCCTTTCTTTCTACTTTCTCCTCACTTCCACCATTTAACTTTGGTCAGTTTCCATCgtctttcctttttgtttctATGCTTGTGTTTCATTGTCTTCATATTTCAAACATGCTCcatatcacatttattttccatctctCTGTAATACATAGTACATTTTAATTGCAGGCCACTTTAGTTAAGATATTGTAGGTGAACACTGGATTTACTATATGACTGCTTCTCATCCTAAAGCAAAGGATTAGGTCTTGTCCTCTGGTAACCCCTGCTATGTAAGGAGGAAAGTCAGATTAGTCACAAGGTGAAGGGAATGTGTTGTTTCCTGGGTTTCCTACTCTGTCTGGGTGTAAAACAAGTAAATCCTTCACTTCTTTCAGGAGTTTTCTGGATGCAGCAGTGGAAGTGTTTAGGTCCGACTGGGTTAGACACGTGTTCTGGTCCTGCTAGAGATTACATGGTTGGAAAGGAAATGCTATCAGGAACAGCAAGCATTCATAGAGACAAGACTGTCACCTCAGTCGCCTCTGTCGAGATTTCACAGTCTTCAACaggttttatttaaatcataaaacttgttgaaaaaaaaattctaatctGGATGTAGTTTTATAAGAGAAAATAATTCCACTTAGCTGGCGATGTCAGTAGTAGTTGAACATACCTATCAATATCAgcctttttcatatttttctaaaaCACATATAGTTTGGTGACTGGTAGTATTCTGAAGTGTAGTTACAATTCAACAGGTTGCTAAGCCATTGCTCATGTTCAGTAGCTATAAAAATAATACTGATATGTGCACACTGGAAATGATGATGTCTAAATTCCAACCTGTGACTGcaaccctttttttcttcaggAACAAGTTTGTGGAGTTTGACATGAAGCCAGTGTGTAAGAAGTGTTACGAGAAATTCCCATTGGAGCTGAAGAAGAGGCTGAAGAAACTATCTGAAACTGTTGCACGGAAGTAAACTCAGTTTACTAGCTGGAGGGATAGAGAAATAGATGAGATGACATGTGGTCATGCAAGTCACATTTTCAGAATAGACAAgaaggttttgtgtgttttgtagtaTAACTGATCTGAAAACAGGCTCGATTTTAGTAAGTTCAGTTACAGCCAGTAATGTCTTCGAAAGTGGCAGGTTAGTTAGCCACTCAGTTTAATATTACTTAATTCAGTGCCTTTTGCTGAAATACCACACTCACATGCTTGCCTTATTTAactatacatacagtatatattaagCCACAGATGACCATGGTCCTCTTTTTCTAAATGATACAAGctttacaacaataaaaacatgttgacaGGCTGTTCTACTTTTTGCCTACTTGTCACATGATGCCAAACCAAACTAAAAGAAAgttgacaaaataattttatataatgtgtatataatatccagtatttcatttttccattcatATACCTGTATTTTtatagtttttgtgtgtgtgtgtgtgtgatactgtCATGCAAGATAGTTTTTGTGTTGAGCAATACCATCTTTTGTATCTACAGTTTATTGATGACACATGACAACATGTGGCCTCGGTGGTACACTCAGCCATCACCTGCATTGTTCTTGCCTTTTACTTGCTATGCAGTTTATGTGTAAAACAATCTGGTATTTACAAATAAGTACATGCAGGAATGATGAATATTACAAACACCTTTCAAAGTAATTCAGTTGAGTCCCACACTTTAACtacattttaatatactgtaaagATGAAAGAACGCTTCTGTGACATTGTCAGcaagtcattttattaattaGCTTAACAGTAACAGGATTTAATATATGACAACTGGTATGCAGAGACCGGAAGCAGGGGTAATTTTAGGTGTTAGAACATGTGTGTCCCTGCTGTTTGTAATCCAGGGAATGATCCTCTTAGAGAGGAATACCGACTTTGTCAGGATTTTGACCCTATTATGAAAGAAAGACAACTTTTGTGAATGGGAAATCTGAAAATGCCTCAGCTGAACAGCATTTGATCATAGAATGCTTCTGTTTTACAAAGTGGGTcaatagaaaaacacacattctgaTATTTCATGAAATGCGACTGTCTGAAATTCACTAACTATAATGTCGCAACATTTCTCATATGCCACATACACGTATAACTATTAACTAACTATTGTTGCTTAAGCGCTAGTAAATAATCCAGTAGATAGTTGTCCATTATTACCTGGGATGCTGAAAAGACTTCTGCAAAAAGCCACTGCTCtacaaatgtattttactttctTAGTGTTTGTTAAGaagaaatatttattcatgttaaCTCACCAAAGTGCATGTTCTAAACTTGAATggctatatattttttatttagatcCAAGATAATTCTGCCACTGTGTCTAAATAAACATATACGTCAATGCCACTATTGTTgatgtctttttatttaaattcactcACTTGGAATGTAACACATGTCCACTCATCGATTTAGGATTCAAAGGACGCTAAGGGTTATGAAAAATTCCCAAGATCATAAATTATGTGCACTCTTTTGCACCTTAACCaacgatttttttttctgtgaactTGCATGGAGGAAGGGTTATATTAGTCATGCACAAGACAGCTATGTTCTACAATGACAATTGCAGaattgaaatacattttaaatgtcttccCTTGGATGAACTATACAGGGATTAAATATCTTTTAGCACGGACCACACTGATGAGTTCATAACAATACACATTTAAAGtcatcgtaaaaaaaaaaacactttaactgATTGAACAAAGGAATATGTTTTGTAGTTTCTAAAATGGTTTGTTAAACATTTAAACTATTGCCGGCTTTTCAGGTTTCCTTTTTATTGACTGTCAAGGTTGTCTTGGAAGAATATAGTGAAATATGGTTAGTATCGTGGTTGATAAGTCTTTTATAGGATAATAAGGAACGTATTACAACATTGAATTATTAAATCAATACACATTATATTATTCATCCGGGTCAGATAACGTACTTCGTCCATGTTGTAAATTCCTTTATCCTCGACTAGCCCGCACAATGCTTCAAAATAATGTGCGTCAGCGTGCGTCAAGCCTGATACTCCCTTCTCATTGGTTAAGAAAAGGGATTCAAGACTTACGCGGCCCACGTGACCCTCTGCCATTTGACGGCAATGAGACTGCGCAACAAACAACATGGGGAGTTAACGAAACGGAGTGACCGCGGAACAGACCTTAGTGtcagtttttaaattgtgtGAATTCCTTGTGTGACGCTCACTACAGCCATCTGTTGCATTAGAATCTGGATGTGGAAGCCATGCGGCGGAGTAAAGCAGAAGTGGATCGTTACGTCTCATCGGTGCAGAGTTCTTCTCCCTCTTTCAAAGACGTAAGTTGAGCCGGCGGCCAGTGTTAGCATGCTGCCACCATGTCAGTCCGTTGCATGTGAGAGCCAGTGAGTACGAGTAGACAACCTGAACATCTAAATCGAGTGAGCGCAAACACACTTCTGATTATTGTGAGGTAATTTAGTTTATTACTTTGGTTTGTTTAACCAGTTACGTGCCGTGtatagcagcagcagcacaagctAACCGGCATAATGACGCCTCCTCGTTTCCTCCCCTTCATGCTCAGAAAATGCGCGGCATGTGGTTATGCTAGCACCTCTTGTCAATTAGCGGAGGGAATTAGCCTCCAGTTGGCTTTTACTGCTTCTGTGTGCTGCAAATACTGGTTTGAAACGTGCGGAAGAACAGAGTATCGTCCGACAGGAGCAGAATCACGATGACATTAAACcaagaagagcaaaaatcaAATGGATTTGCTTTAGGATGGTTGAAGGCGGTTCACCTCAGGGTCCAGAGACTCAACTCCTGTTGGAGTTGACATTAAAGTTTCACTTAAAACTTCATAAGTTATTTATGGAAACCTAATGAAAGTGTCTATAATATCACAAAATTGGTTCTCAGTGtcaatatttacagtatgtttaaGAAAACGGGAAAGCACAGATGACAGATGGATTTACATTGTTGCCTATCAATCACTAagttataataaaacaaataaatttgcCTCAGTTTATTGTATGCAGTGATTGGCCCCTCTTTGAGTGGCAGCTAACCAAGGTAAAGAAAAGGGGTAATATGGAGTAACGTGAATATCTTAAATCAAAATCTTGTGAAATTTACCATTTAGTTCATATATGTGATTCCCATTAATATAAAAGATGCACTTGAtgaaaactgtttaaaacatttttgattcACTGCTATATTTTATCCCCTCAGAAACCAATCAAAGGATTTTTATTCGCTAAATTGTACTTTGAAGCGAAGGAGTATGACCTTGCAAAAAGGTAAGCATGTAATTTTCTCCTTAACACTGAATGTGTTATTGCTTCTCAAGAGGTGTTCATTATTTTCATGGCAGTGTTGTATTTTTCATTGTCTTCTTAGACATGTGTCGGAGTATCTCAAAGTTCAGGAGAGGGATCCGAAAGCACACAAATTCCTTGGGCAGCTGTACGAGAGAGAAGGAGACATCAGTAAGGCAGTAGGATGTTACAAGGTGGGTAGAATATGTCCCAGGAATAACAAAAGTTCTGACTTAACAATTATGAAGTCAGAAAATGTCTGGTTGTTGTTGACACACCAATAGCCACTCATGGTAATACATTTGTTTACCATGAGTGACTATTGGTGAATTGTTTTTGGATAGTCTTGCCTTTCAGAGAGATCGCATGTCTTTGTGCTTTGTAAAAACTGACATTTGTAAATCTTCACTGCTTTGTGTGTAGCGGTcagtggatttgaacccagcaCAGAGGGACCTGGTGCTGAAGGTGGCTGAGTTACTGGTCAGTATGGAGGTTTGTGACAGCAGAGCAGAGTTTTGGGTGGAGAAAGCGGCTAAGCTGCTGCCAGGAAGCCCAGCGATTTTCAGCCTTAAGGTGAGCTGTTCTGACGTTGAATTTCCAGTAAGATCACCATTGTGCAATGCATCAGTAATTTGTTGAATTTATCTATTGTTCTCATTTAACTCACTTGCTGCCATTCACGACTATAGAAGTCCATTACGTTTTTCAAGGGCTGGGTGACAGTCTGACAGAGGTTGCCAGTGAAAATCAAGCATCTTATCATAGAATGCAGTGTAATGACGACTCATCCAGTTACAGAATAGAGAACTGTGAATCAGGGAAACATGGAAAAGTTGcggcagcttatgatgcaacatacagtattttgcgTATGTCAGAGGGCACCCTCAAGCGAACACGGTTTTTGgtcaaaaacagaaagtaaacaccaataaatgtcCAATGCATCAGAGAaagtctgctgaaagaggtcaGTTGCTGCAAAGCGGCGACAGGCAATGGGTTAATGTATATGACTGAAGTCACAGCCTACTACGTACCTCTGTTGTCATTGTCTTTAAATTggatttttaactgtttttgaaGGAGGCAGGAAGCAAATGAAAAGGGAATGCATTCTGAGTctgatttgtttgtgtctgtttataCAGGAGCGTTTGTTGAGCCGTCAGGGTCAGCAGGGTTGGAACCAGCTGTTCGACCTCCTGCAGGCCGAGCTGGCATCGCGGCCTGCTGATGCTCATGTGAATGTGAAGCTGGTTCAGTTGTTTTGTCAGGATGGACGACTCGATGAAGCTGTTAAGCATTGCCTGGCTGCTGAGAAAAAAGGCGTGCTAATGCATAGTCGGGACTGGTACACAGTGGTGTTGCACACGCTGCAGGTCAGCACGGAAAGACAGTATTTCATAGAATATTTGAAAAGGCTGATAttgtttttcatggtttttTATCCAgtcattcatgaaaaaaaatgggtgACCTTTGTTCCAGGAGTATTTAGCACAGCCCAATGTCTCTGGTAATGAAAAGATGTGCCGCCGCCTTCAGAGGGAACTGCTATTGGCCCATTGTAGTCTACTGAGAATCTCTCTGTCTGAGAGCAGCATGCAGCCTAGCCTGGATGCCCTGAAAGGGTAGGTGATATTCTTTATTTGAGCTATAGCTATAAAAATCAAATCCTCACTTCCACTTTTTCAACTTCAGGTTTTATTTGTATGAAATTTGTGTataaggagaagaaagaaactCACTTTTATTAtcccccatagggaaattacttttacaTTCAGACCATATACAAAAATACATATGTTAGACatgcatatatagtgtgtacaggcccctgaacataCGCACACACTAAAggtctgtaagcatgcaattagtacaggCAATTTGTATAGGGGGAGGCAGACTGACGAGTAGAGACTTTGCAgtgtgcctcaaatgagcagcttgtaggagGGGtgttgccttgctcaagggcgcctcgggagatgagctgacacctcccactgtcagctcacactccggagatgacTGGTCGGGAGAaagaatcgaaccgctgatcttgggtCATCTTGGATCATGGGACGACCCACTATActgactgagctactgccgccccaaataaaaaaaatgcctgTAAATTCCTCAGCTTCTACTTCGTCCTGTATCGTCTTCACTGCTTTATATAAAGGCAACAGCCTTTACTTCACAATTTTTGTCTTAATTGTGGAAAGTGCCTTAAAAGAACAACTGGATCTGTACTATATAGTGTAATCTAAATCAAGCTGCATTTGATTTAACAAAAGTTCAAAACTGCTTCAGaattttccttccagatgacatcCTTATTTAGTCCTCTGACATATcttcaaaactgaaaaaaaaaaatctggtgctgTATGTTTAAAAACCTGAGTGCGTCTGTTTGTGTAGTTTTGATGAAGCAATGCAGATGCTGAGCAGTGTTGCTGGACGCCATGCAGATGATCTTTTCGACATGTTTGTGGAGTTAAGAGGTCACCTCTACTTGCATGTTGCCACGCTGCTGCTGAAGATGGCTCAGGAACGCCAGCAGACCTGGAGGGCCGTCATTGACCTGGCTGCACTATGCTACCTGCTGGCTTACCAGGTATCAACACAACAACCAGACACAACTGCCCGTTGATGAATTCCGATTCACTTTAAGATGATGAAGCAGaaaattcaagtttttttcAATAGTTTTGAAATAGTATtacatgtaatatttatttttacatcctgcttcaaagcagtgatgtaattgtcagcgttcatgtgtttgtttgttcgtcctgttgttagtccaccaaatatcttcgcaaccgttgcagatagaaagataaaacaaaaaacacattactcgggcggcaaaggggatgaaaatgagatgatgacctttaccttgagaaaactaggtcaaggtcaaatttcaaattttgtactctcaggaacctgattagaaagacgagggaggccagtgtgagtaagaccatagatcaaagctagtgcctcgatctatgaaagtaggtcagagcactagctttaatctttgACTAATGAaatgtcagggtaaaattttgaattcaggggtgtagagggatgttgcagtctgtgactgccatGGTTCTAGTTAGaggtttgattttgttttgtgtttcctccACCAGGTCCCTCGACCAAAGGCTAAAGTGACCAAAAGAGACCAGTCAGTCCCACAGCTTCTGGAGCTGTTGGCCAATGACAGACAGAGTCAGGCTGGCCACATGTTGCTAAATCTGAGCTCCGATTCGTGTACCTTGATCAGAGAGGTCTGTCCATGTGTTCTTATTCAGTTTACAGATTGTACCCATTTTACCCCACGATAAAGTGGTTTACGACAGTAGATGGAAATTGTGATAAATTTACTGAATTTGTCTTTATGTGTATAATACAACTAAGAAAGTTTATTTCTTGTCGTATTACACtaaaatattgcttttattaTCACTTATGCTACTTGTTTTTATCAATATAGTATCACAAAATATTGTTAGATGGAGTGATGATTAATTGAAATATGTTGAAACAGCCcattattttattccttttataTAGGTTGTGGAGGCATTCGGGAACCGTTGTGGTCAGAACTCCTTGTTTGAGCTCTTGTTTGGATCACAAGCCTGCACTGGATCTTCCTTTATTGCCAACGATGACATTCATTCCCTCAACACTACGGCTCCAGAGCTCTCTCAGCTGGCAAAATGGGATGCTGGTATGAAGCAATATCTGCCTTGGTTCCATAGTAGCCTGAAAAActttcagaaattttttttatctttgcaaACACTGAATGCTTTTTCTGGAGGTTGTGGTTCATGAATATTATATCTCAGCAAGCTCAAATATTAGCTTTGGTGTCTCCTCCCTAGGCTCTATCCTTCTGCATGATGGTGACTTACAACATCTAAGCTGGCTGGGGATACAGTGGACGCTTCTGGGCCAGAGACCAGCCCTTCGGAACTGGTTACAACAGCT
This window of the Antennarius striatus isolate MH-2024 chromosome 12, ASM4005453v1, whole genome shotgun sequence genome carries:
- the LOC137604820 gene encoding LIM and senescent cell antigen-like-containing domain protein 1 isoform X2, which translates into the protein MEVNGHTLPPSIPEDSEALDHVSHKEMNGYHEKLQGSDGGEDEVPVSKSQRRKSDVKVYKEFCDFYARFNMANALANAMCERCKSGFAPAEKIVNSNGELYHEQCFVCAQCFQQFPEGLFYEFEGRKYCEHDFQMLFAPCCHQCGEFIIGRVIKAMNNSWHPDCFCCDICQAVLADVGFVKNAGRHLCRPCHNREKARGLGKYICQKCHAIIEEQPLLFKNDPYHPDHFNCNNCGKELTADARELKGELYCLPCHDKMGVPICGACRRPIEGRVVNAMGKQWHVEHFVCAKCEKPFLGHRHYERKGLAYCETHYNQLFGDVCYHCNRVIEGDVVSALNKAWCVNCFACSTCNTKLTLKNKFVEFDMKPVCKKCYEKFPLELKKRLKKLSETVARK
- the LOC137604820 gene encoding LIM and senescent cell antigen-like-containing domain protein 1 isoform X4, with amino-acid sequence MLGITEMTNGNMANALANAMCERCKSGFAPAEKIVNSNGELYHEQCFVCAQCFQQFPEGLFYEFEGRKYCEHDFQMLFAPCCHQCGEFIIGRVIKAMNNSWHPDCFCCDICQAVLADVGFVKNAGRHLCRPCHNREKARGLGKYICQKCHAIIEEQPLLFKNDPYHPDHFNCNNCGKELTADARELKGELYCLPCHDKMGVPICGACRRPIEGRVVNAMGKQWHVEHFVCAKCEKPFLGHRHYERKGLAYCETHYNQLFGDVCYHCNRVIEGDVVSALNKAWCVNCFACSTCNTKLTLKDKFVEVDLKPVCKHCYERLPDDMKRRLAKRERDSKDKKKKLLIPMCL
- the LOC137604820 gene encoding LIM and senescent cell antigen-like-containing domain protein 1 isoform X5, whose protein sequence is MANALANAMCERCKSGFAPAEKIVNSNGELYHEQCFVCAQCFQQFPEGLFYEFEGRKYCEHDFQMLFAPCCHQCGEFIIGRVIKAMNNSWHPDCFCCDICQAVLADVGFVKNAGRHLCRPCHNREKARGLGKYICQKCHAIIEEQPLLFKNDPYHPDHFNCNNCGKELTADARELKGELYCLPCHDKMGVPICGACRRPIEGRVVNAMGKQWHVEHFVCAKCEKPFLGHRHYERKGLAYCETHYNQLFGDVCYHCNRVIEGDVVSALNKAWCVNCFACSTCNTKLTLKDKFVEVDLKPVCKHCYERLPDDMKRRLAKRERDSKDKKKKLLIPMCL
- the LOC137604820 gene encoding LIM and senescent cell antigen-like-containing domain protein 1 isoform X3 is translated as MNSLRLKELSNSDLYRRRQERPDSYGSLSGYSLSNMANALANAMCERCKSGFAPAEKIVNSNGELYHEQCFVCAQCFQQFPEGLFYEFEGRKYCEHDFQMLFAPCCHQCGEFIIGRVIKAMNNSWHPDCFCCDICQAVLADVGFVKNAGRHLCRPCHNREKARGLGKYICQKCHAIIEEQPLLFKNDPYHPDHFNCNNCGKELTADARELKGELYCLPCHDKMGVPICGACRRPIEGRVVNAMGKQWHVEHFVCAKCEKPFLGHRHYERKGLAYCETHYNQLFGDVCYHCNRVIEGDVVSALNKAWCVNCFACSTCNTKLTLKDKFVEVDLKPVCKHCYERLPDDMKRRLAKRERDSKDKKKKLLIPMCL